Proteins from a single region of Acidobacteriota bacterium:
- a CDS encoding aminotransferase class V-fold PLP-dependent enzyme, with the protein MDLNVTSANADLALDADLRLELWQKLSTEIERYLRLLPGDPVSQPLDAAGTAALRAQIGTIDLDHPIAPAEALQFAVTGLWEHQVHTPHPRYFGLFNPAPTTMGVAADALVAAFNPQIAAWSHSPFAAEIEAYVLRAVAAKFGYPAASSDGVFTSGGAEANHTALLCALSHAFPEFSRGGARALPRPPAIYVSNHSHHSIVKAARLCGLGTGAVHVLDVDDAMHLQPATVAAAIARDRAAGFQPLLLVATLGTTGTGAVDAIGPLADLAAREKIWLHADAAWGGLAALVPELRPVIAGVERADSITFDAHKSLSVPMGAGMFLTRHADILERAFRVDENYMPRDASGLATAGIDPFAHSMQWSRRFIGLKLFLSLAVAGWEGYAAVLRHQLAMAALLRQAAPGAGFRIVNDTPLPLVCLAPDRPDGDTPAVIDPIVRAAVASGQVWVSAAALPARDGKPRAAIRCCITNYRTQAGDIAALLECLTQFSVISDQ; encoded by the coding sequence ATGGACCTGAATGTGACTTCCGCTAACGCCGATCTAGCGCTCGATGCCGACCTGCGGCTGGAGCTCTGGCAAAAGCTTTCCACCGAAATCGAGCGCTATCTGCGCCTGCTGCCCGGCGACCCCGTCTCCCAGCCGCTCGACGCGGCCGGCACGGCCGCGCTGCGCGCCCAGATTGGCACGATCGACCTCGACCACCCGATCGCGCCTGCCGAGGCGCTGCAGTTCGCCGTCACCGGCCTCTGGGAGCATCAGGTCCACACGCCCCATCCGCGCTACTTCGGCCTGTTCAATCCCGCGCCCACCACCATGGGCGTCGCCGCCGATGCTCTCGTCGCCGCCTTCAATCCCCAGATCGCCGCCTGGAGCCACTCCCCCTTTGCCGCCGAAATCGAAGCCTACGTCCTGCGTGCCGTCGCCGCCAAATTCGGCTACCCGGCCGCCTCCAGCGATGGGGTCTTCACCAGCGGCGGGGCCGAAGCCAACCACACCGCCCTCCTCTGCGCCCTCAGCCACGCCTTCCCCGAGTTTTCCCGCGGCGGCGCCCGTGCGCTGCCGCGCCCGCCCGCCATCTACGTCTCCAACCACAGTCATCACTCCATCGTCAAAGCCGCCCGGCTCTGCGGCCTCGGCACCGGCGCTGTGCATGTGCTCGACGTCGACGACGCCATGCACCTCCAGCCCGCAACCGTTGCCGCCGCCATCGCCCGCGACCGCGCCGCCGGCTTCCAGCCCCTGCTGCTGGTCGCAACCCTGGGCACCACCGGAACCGGCGCCGTCGATGCCATCGGCCCGCTCGCCGATCTCGCCGCCCGCGAAAAAATCTGGCTGCATGCCGATGCCGCCTGGGGTGGTCTTGCTGCTCTCGTTCCCGAGCTTCGCCCCGTCATCGCCGGCGTCGAGCGCGCCGATTCCATCACCTTCGACGCCCACAAATCGCTTTCTGTCCCCATGGGCGCCGGCATGTTTCTCACCCGCCATGCCGACATCCTCGAACGCGCCTTCCGCGTCGATGAAAACTACATGCCGCGCGACGCCTCCGGCCTCGCGACCGCCGGCATCGACCCCTTCGCGCACTCGATGCAGTGGTCGCGCCGCTTCATCGGCCTCAAGCTCTTTCTCTCGCTCGCCGTCGCCGGCTGGGAAGGTTACGCCGCCGTCCTGCGTCATCAGCTCGCCATGGCCGCCCTGCTCCGCCAGGCCGCACCTGGCGCCGGCTTCCGCATCGTCAACGACACCCCTCTGCCGCTGGTCTGCCTCGCCCCCGACCGCCCCGATGGCGACACGCCCGCGGTCATCGACCCCATCGTCCGCGCCGCCGTTGCCAGCGGCCAGGTCTGGGTCTCCGCCGCGGCGTTGCCGGCGCGCGACGGCAAACCCCGCGCCGCCATCCGCTGCTGCATCACGAACTACCGCACGCAGGCGGGCGACATCGCGGCGCTTCTGGAATGCCTCACTCAGTTTTCAGTTATCAGTGATCAGTGA
- a CDS encoding multifunctional oxoglutarate decarboxylase/oxoglutarate dehydrogenase thiamine pyrophosphate-binding subunit/dihydrolipoyllysine-residue succinyltransferase subunit translates to MAIILEEHCTTMPELFTEIDSYLQSLGANEGYGRELWRLYQANTHAVPEAWRVVFQKFPRHNGFHANGTAAAAPALVSAAPDLDTIRKQAAVFQLVHAFRVRGHLLANVDPLGMRKIVPHEELEPEHYGLGATEMQQPFLCPLAGRSPEAGPTCSLADILHVLRTTYCGTLTLEFMHLQRPEERQWLQDHMEPFQDERGLSTAQKRRILAKLTEAEEFEHLLQARFVGHKRFSVEGAESLIPALDRFLNLATRDGAQEVVLGMAHRGRLNVLVNVLGLSMSEMFSKFEDQDPESVEGSGDVKYHVGARGVHVGPEGKRLPVEMINNPSHLEEVDPVAEGSTRARQDLRGSFGDERGRHVIPLLIHGDAAFAGEGVVAETLNLSQLGGYRTGGTFHIVINNQIGFTTSPEGARSSLYCTDIARTIQAPIFHMNGDDPEAVVRATELAYAYRREFRKDVVIDIVCYRRHGHNEGDDPSLTSPVMYRNIDQHPSVRVLYAAALVKAGVLSAEEAEAERKATHEALSQAASQPAAAAAAIEAEPEPYVPATAVAEAELAKVGEGLTALPEGFHLHPKLKGFLGKRLQAIRERGNIDWSLAEALALGTLAVEGVPVRMSGQDTGRGTFSQRHALLYDYETAAPYIPLANIDPAQRSVEIYDSLLSEEAAMGFEFGYAMSHATAMVLWEAQFGDFANGAQVIIDQFLAASETKWQRASGLTLLLPHGYEGQGPEHSSARLERFLQLSAEGNWRVANCTTAAQYFHLLRDQGLRRPRRPLILMTPKSLLRHAEVPSPFASFTSGAFQPVIGDATAPAETKRVLLCSGKICYDLTKARKAKKATEPAIIRVEQLYPFPAEAITRELSRYPQMRECYWAQEEPENMGAWTFVAPRLRPLLPSALELKHVSRHESPSPAAGSLRRHNQEQAALVAEALG, encoded by the coding sequence ATGGCTATAATTTTAGAAGAGCACTGCACCACCATGCCGGAACTCTTTACCGAAATCGATTCTTACCTGCAATCGCTGGGCGCCAATGAAGGCTACGGCCGCGAATTGTGGCGGTTGTATCAGGCCAATACGCACGCCGTGCCGGAAGCCTGGCGCGTAGTCTTTCAGAAATTTCCCCGCCACAACGGCTTTCATGCCAACGGCACCGCGGCGGCGGCGCCGGCGCTCGTCTCCGCGGCCCCCGATCTGGACACCATCCGCAAGCAGGCCGCGGTGTTTCAACTGGTTCATGCCTTCCGGGTGCGCGGGCATTTGCTGGCCAACGTCGATCCGCTGGGCATGAGAAAGATTGTGCCGCATGAGGAGTTGGAGCCCGAGCACTACGGCCTGGGCGCGACGGAAATGCAGCAGCCGTTTCTGTGTCCCTTGGCGGGGCGCTCGCCGGAAGCGGGGCCGACCTGCAGCCTGGCGGACATTCTGCATGTGCTGCGCACGACCTACTGCGGCACCCTCACCCTGGAGTTCATGCACCTGCAGCGCCCCGAGGAGCGGCAGTGGCTGCAGGACCATATGGAACCGTTCCAGGACGAACGCGGCCTGAGCACGGCGCAGAAGCGGCGCATTCTGGCCAAGCTGACCGAGGCGGAGGAGTTCGAGCATCTGCTGCAGGCCCGCTTTGTGGGCCACAAGCGCTTCTCGGTGGAAGGCGCCGAATCGCTGATTCCGGCGCTGGATCGCTTCCTGAACCTGGCGACGCGGGACGGGGCGCAGGAAGTGGTGCTGGGCATGGCGCACCGCGGACGGCTGAACGTGCTGGTGAATGTCCTCGGCCTGAGCATGAGCGAGATGTTCTCGAAGTTCGAAGATCAGGACCCGGAGAGCGTCGAAGGCTCGGGCGACGTGAAGTACCACGTGGGCGCGCGCGGCGTGCATGTGGGGCCGGAGGGCAAGCGCCTGCCGGTGGAGATGATCAACAATCCCAGCCATCTCGAGGAAGTGGATCCGGTGGCCGAGGGCAGCACCCGGGCGCGGCAGGATTTGCGCGGCAGTTTCGGCGACGAGCGCGGGCGCCACGTGATCCCGCTCCTGATTCACGGCGATGCGGCGTTTGCGGGCGAAGGCGTGGTGGCGGAGACCCTGAACCTGTCGCAGTTGGGCGGCTACCGGACAGGTGGCACCTTCCATATCGTCATTAATAATCAGATCGGGTTTACGACCTCGCCCGAGGGGGCGCGCTCGTCGCTATACTGCACCGACATTGCGCGCACGATTCAAGCGCCGATTTTTCACATGAACGGCGACGATCCGGAAGCGGTGGTGCGGGCGACCGAGCTGGCGTATGCCTACCGGCGGGAGTTCCGCAAGGACGTGGTGATCGATATCGTCTGCTACCGGCGCCATGGCCACAACGAGGGCGATGACCCCAGCCTGACCTCGCCGGTGATGTACCGGAATATTGATCAGCATCCCTCGGTGCGGGTGCTGTACGCGGCAGCGCTGGTGAAGGCGGGGGTGCTGAGCGCGGAAGAGGCGGAGGCGGAGCGCAAGGCGACGCACGAGGCGCTGAGCCAGGCGGCCTCGCAGCCGGCAGCAGCGGCGGCGGCAATCGAAGCCGAACCGGAGCCGTACGTGCCGGCGACGGCGGTGGCGGAGGCGGAGCTGGCGAAGGTAGGCGAAGGCCTGACCGCGCTGCCGGAGGGATTTCATCTGCATCCGAAGCTGAAGGGCTTTCTGGGCAAGCGCCTGCAGGCCATCCGCGAGCGCGGCAACATCGACTGGTCGCTGGCGGAGGCGCTGGCGCTGGGCACGCTGGCAGTCGAGGGCGTGCCGGTGCGCATGAGCGGCCAGGACACGGGGCGCGGGACGTTCAGCCAGCGCCATGCGCTGCTCTACGACTACGAGACCGCGGCGCCGTATATCCCGCTGGCAAATATCGACCCCGCGCAGCGATCCGTCGAGATCTACGACAGCCTGCTATCGGAAGAAGCAGCGATGGGCTTCGAGTTCGGCTACGCCATGTCGCACGCCACGGCGATGGTGCTCTGGGAGGCGCAGTTTGGCGATTTCGCCAACGGAGCGCAGGTGATTATCGATCAGTTTCTGGCGGCATCGGAGACCAAGTGGCAGCGCGCGAGTGGCCTGACGCTGCTGCTGCCGCACGGCTACGAGGGCCAGGGGCCGGAGCATTCAAGCGCCCGCCTGGAGCGCTTTTTGCAGCTCTCTGCCGAGGGCAACTGGCGTGTGGCGAACTGCACCACCGCGGCGCAGTATTTTCACTTGCTGCGCGATCAGGGCCTCCGCCGCCCGCGCCGCCCACTGATCCTGATGACGCCCAAGAGCCTGCTGCGCCACGCCGAAGTCCCCTCGCCCTTCGCGTCCTTCACCAGCGGCGCGTTCCAGCCCGTAATCGGCGACGCCACGGCGCCGGCGGAGACCAAGCGCGTTCTCCTCTGCTCAGGCAAGATTTGCTACGACCTGACCAAGGCGCGCAAAGCGAAGAAGGCAACCGAGCCCGCCATCATCCGTGTAGAGCAGCTGTACCCGTTCCCCGCCGAGGCAATCACCCGCGAGCTCTCGCGCTATCCCCAGATGCGCGAATGCTACTGGGCCCAGGAAGAGCCCGAAAACATGGGCGCCTGGACCTTCGTCGCCCCCCGCCTCCGCCCCCTGCTGCCCTCAGCCCTCGAGCTGAAACATGTGAGCCGCCACGAAAGCCCCAGCCCCGCCGCCGGCTCCCTCCGCCGCCACAACCAGGAGCAAGCCGCCCTGGTCGCCGAGGCGCTGGGGTAA
- the cas5u6u gene encoding type I-U CRISPR-associated protein Cas5/Cas6 — MPCLVISCCFIAHSYSGVRQDRTMRDELDWPPAPARLHQALMSSVLANLPASLRSEYAGGTLAALRWLEKLSPPTILANRLGDDRERQRPQVAMPHNSPAKKEFARYHIDLAPYLRAAASDPGALRVDYFWELSGHGLAEARDNLDSLNEAAAKLGYLGRAEDRVLCRALITRSGGRPSVDLQAWRPSEPPAGISLLAAMQYSTDKLLERFDQQRNRIARSAKPPARRDLRLQGYSCDIASPRLPVHISLFQIVPDTCDPDERPVSCDPFSAHRWRSPLRSLACSFAREVWRWADPALALELISGHAPDNRPTRKPHLAFVPLPSLSPSGNADGRVRRFALFGHANASDTALARSIYSTLASAIAGTEIEPGFRVRRLEHDGDDGVYRLYVSAGRVWLSATPVALARSYKVPSKSPDGSALTRNERDLRRLAEISALLRQSLSDAGLPNDLVASASITPTLTPLLPSTARAEIYRAPGDAVTITHVRLEFTEPVRGPLLIGDRRYQGLGLLLPER, encoded by the coding sequence ATGCCCTGCCTCGTCATCTCCTGCTGCTTCATCGCGCACAGCTATTCGGGCGTCCGCCAGGACAGGACCATGCGCGACGAGCTCGATTGGCCGCCCGCGCCCGCTCGCCTGCACCAGGCCCTCATGTCCTCGGTTCTCGCCAATTTACCCGCATCGCTGCGATCCGAATACGCCGGCGGGACGCTTGCTGCCCTTCGCTGGCTCGAAAAGCTCTCGCCGCCCACCATACTCGCGAACAGGCTAGGTGACGACCGCGAGCGCCAGCGTCCGCAGGTCGCCATGCCCCACAACAGTCCCGCTAAAAAAGAGTTCGCCCGCTACCACATCGACCTCGCTCCTTACTTGCGCGCTGCGGCATCTGATCCCGGCGCCCTCCGGGTTGACTATTTCTGGGAGCTTAGCGGGCACGGCCTCGCCGAAGCAAGAGACAACCTCGATTCTCTGAACGAAGCGGCTGCCAAGCTGGGGTATCTCGGCCGCGCTGAGGACCGCGTCCTATGCCGCGCCCTGATCACTAGAAGCGGGGGCCGGCCATCTGTCGACCTGCAAGCGTGGCGGCCGTCGGAGCCGCCAGCCGGCATCAGCCTGCTGGCCGCAATGCAGTACTCAACCGATAAGCTGCTTGAGCGCTTCGACCAGCAGCGGAACCGAATCGCACGCAGCGCAAAACCGCCCGCTCGCCGCGACCTTCGCCTTCAGGGCTACAGCTGCGACATCGCCTCGCCTCGCCTCCCCGTGCACATCTCACTTTTTCAGATTGTTCCCGATACGTGTGACCCCGACGAGCGTCCGGTTTCCTGCGACCCCTTCAGCGCCCACCGCTGGCGCTCGCCCCTGCGGTCCCTCGCCTGCAGCTTCGCCCGCGAGGTATGGCGCTGGGCGGACCCAGCCCTTGCGCTCGAACTCATTTCCGGCCACGCGCCGGATAACAGGCCCACGCGGAAACCCCACCTGGCCTTTGTTCCGCTCCCGTCCTTGAGCCCCTCGGGCAATGCCGACGGCCGCGTGCGCCGCTTTGCGCTGTTTGGCCACGCCAACGCGTCTGATACTGCCCTCGCCCGTTCCATCTACAGCACCCTCGCATCGGCAATCGCCGGCACAGAAATCGAACCCGGTTTTCGGGTCCGCCGCCTCGAACACGATGGCGATGACGGAGTTTACCGGCTGTACGTCAGCGCGGGCCGCGTCTGGCTGTCGGCGACCCCCGTCGCGCTCGCCCGCAGCTACAAGGTCCCAAGCAAGTCGCCCGACGGTAGCGCGCTGACGCGCAACGAACGCGACCTCCGGCGTCTTGCCGAAATCTCGGCCCTGCTTCGCCAAAGCCTGAGCGACGCCGGGCTGCCCAACGACCTCGTCGCCAGCGCGTCAATCACGCCCACTCTTACTCCGTTGCTTCCGTCCACGGCCCGCGCCGAAATCTACCGCGCCCCGGGCGACGCCGTCACGATCACGCACGTTAGGCTGGAATTCACCGAGCCGGTCCGCGGCCCACTCCTCATCGGTGACCGGCGCTACCAAGGCCTTGGCCTGCTCCTACCGGAGCGCTGA
- the cas7u gene encoding type I-U CRISPR-associated protein Cas7: MKMSEPPKVTEQQITEANQHLDALLGVEARKPGKAASHPAVIRVIEQLEPAGGFDFPVFPASYAGEGKNDPPPVYDLNGIEWGDLEQEWADDNHRKHLRYKVLRARQCTIDSPQSQANRTELAFLVDEELRKLVPQGTARIPGKPEPTSVLQLPHRIGDFRVRLSRQSETVKAAISDFAHGDGLALLKLMPTSLIFGFWDSRGDGYKHARILLSRIDAFNVTPFEKHSVYNAPYSKDEFASEVLEKQSTTKAEEDAIATCGFSNALSKKGSLGGILCEKIERLSLISLTDIASIFCGEAQKTNAARRYLLALAVLAEAYPRSRGSHRLRSGCELLQKAATKHELLGAGRGSAEAQGLLGLCDNRELLIAVAVRAGDELGIPPNLPEFECFAPDLKAEFEKAAKVKPPQEKIEAAKAGKGK, from the coding sequence ATGAAAATGTCCGAACCCCCTAAAGTCACAGAGCAGCAAATCACGGAAGCGAACCAGCACCTTGATGCTCTCCTCGGCGTCGAAGCGCGCAAGCCCGGCAAAGCGGCCTCGCATCCCGCCGTCATCCGCGTCATCGAGCAGCTTGAGCCGGCCGGCGGCTTCGACTTCCCAGTCTTCCCCGCCTCCTATGCCGGCGAAGGCAAAAACGACCCTCCGCCCGTTTACGACCTCAATGGTATCGAGTGGGGCGATCTGGAACAGGAATGGGCCGACGACAACCACCGCAAGCACCTCCGCTACAAGGTCTTACGTGCGCGCCAATGCACGATCGACTCGCCTCAGTCCCAGGCGAACCGCACCGAACTTGCCTTCCTCGTCGACGAGGAGCTGCGCAAGCTTGTGCCGCAAGGCACGGCCAGAATCCCTGGCAAGCCAGAGCCGACCAGCGTTTTGCAGCTACCGCATCGCATTGGCGACTTCCGCGTCCGGCTCTCCAGGCAGAGCGAGACGGTCAAGGCGGCGATCAGCGATTTTGCTCATGGCGATGGCCTCGCACTGCTGAAGCTGATGCCCACGAGCCTTATCTTTGGCTTCTGGGATAGCCGCGGCGACGGGTACAAGCACGCTCGCATCCTCCTCAGCCGCATCGACGCCTTCAATGTCACCCCGTTTGAAAAGCACTCCGTCTATAACGCCCCATACTCGAAGGATGAGTTTGCCAGCGAAGTACTCGAAAAACAGTCCACAACGAAGGCCGAGGAGGACGCGATCGCAACCTGCGGATTCTCCAACGCGCTTAGCAAGAAAGGCTCTCTAGGTGGCATCCTTTGCGAAAAGATCGAGCGCCTGTCGCTGATCTCTCTCACTGACATCGCCTCGATCTTCTGCGGTGAAGCTCAGAAAACCAACGCAGCCCGCCGTTATCTTCTTGCGCTCGCCGTCCTTGCTGAGGCCTATCCGCGCTCGCGAGGCAGCCATCGCCTCCGCTCCGGCTGCGAGCTTCTTCAAAAAGCAGCCACGAAGCATGAGCTTCTCGGCGCCGGCAGGGGTTCCGCTGAGGCCCAGGGGCTGCTTGGCCTTTGCGACAACCGCGAGCTCCTGATCGCCGTGGCGGTTAGAGCAGGCGACGAGCTCGGTATTCCGCCAAACCTGCCAGAATTCGAGTGCTTTGCGCCGGACCTTAAGGCGGAATTCGAAAAGGCCGCCAAAGTCAAACCGCCTCAAGAAAAAATCGAAGCGGCGAAGGCGGGCAAAGGGAAGTAG
- the cas3u gene encoding type I-U CRISPR-associated helicase/endonuclease Cas3, whose product MGAPSVPFGQIIHPFGELTVAHSMLLSTSQQYLSMPASNPAPDSFGHQYEALRDFTPMRWMERMFGEIAAGDYPRLVDLPCGAGKTDLVFLWLIALARYGMQRPGAKAVPRRLVWVVNRRVLVQQVYRIAQALRERLADSSTLAPVRSGLTTLGADAQPFEIVELRGQTLQDRDWVIRPAAPQLIVGTVDQIGSRLLFQGYGLGKWGRAQHAGILGTDTWVAVDEAHLVPAFVLTLRQIHAKQTSSLESLPLPLAAAFARLPFWLTELSGTPGLPPPTPTPFRLTEHEREDPALRPRLAAEATRRAVIEVPAVEKKQLPGKLAEKALQLAHAGQVRRIAIFVREATAAASVARGLKSKNVCLITGRLRGYERERLADNVIFRRFVGERTSAEGREPCFLVGTAAAEVGLDADADAIVCDFADLPTLLQRLGRLDRRGQLSTSGIVPQMHIMGVPPEPDSAVAEKLQCLAKDLRAANQPVSGALLAGAAWAEADEKQLKAWPLGATRKILAEAAAPNDWSSCELAAAAAPPVQAPPLTDAVLGAFTATTEDRGPYLSPHPFLYGFTEDESSAPLIDVAFRLEVEALRWIDLDDDAESAGDVRAALEAIFTRFPPLRAELHHVSIGAVRDWLKGSPGSSLPLLYRDRDRWRCKLADGSCDPILRALRPGSTLILPAAANTLDGCAGLLKDAGGEAGMVSISDVLDGLQKAACYRRTIAPATGRVAQDGAIAWDSESEASPPDQPDPSWKQTFRQILRVGAVDYTFRYFRPDRAASQQLQYLDDVGCVHGHLTRAAAEAHRLAEAAAPGDAFLDSLLTTAARLHDEGKRFPKWQDAFGRQSAEPELAKLNPRLSRPRPLNGFRHEWESLRHALDHVSPPPGLPVDHAALWRDLVLHFVACHHGHVRPSIADEGLTPGIEPAKQNATRVDAALRFCNLQRQLGSWRLAYLEALIRSADVEASQVQTEDEQAEGDADES is encoded by the coding sequence ATGGGGGCGCCCTCAGTGCCTTTTGGCCAAATAATACACCCGTTTGGGGAATTGACAGTAGCTCATTCCATGCTACTCTCCACAAGTCAGCAGTATCTCAGCATGCCGGCGAGCAACCCAGCCCCTGACTCATTCGGGCACCAGTACGAAGCGCTCCGCGATTTCACGCCCATGCGTTGGATGGAGCGCATGTTCGGAGAAATCGCGGCCGGCGATTATCCCCGGCTGGTTGACCTGCCCTGCGGCGCTGGTAAAACGGATCTTGTGTTCCTCTGGCTAATCGCCCTCGCCCGCTACGGCATGCAGCGCCCGGGGGCCAAAGCAGTCCCGCGCCGTCTGGTGTGGGTTGTCAATAGGCGCGTCCTTGTTCAGCAGGTCTATCGGATTGCGCAAGCCCTGCGCGAAAGGCTTGCCGACAGTTCAACCCTCGCCCCGGTTCGCAGCGGTCTCACCACTCTGGGCGCCGACGCGCAGCCCTTCGAGATCGTGGAGCTCCGTGGGCAAACCCTGCAGGACCGGGATTGGGTAATTCGCCCGGCCGCTCCCCAGCTCATCGTCGGGACGGTCGATCAGATCGGCAGTCGTCTCCTTTTTCAAGGCTATGGCCTCGGTAAGTGGGGGCGCGCGCAGCATGCCGGCATTCTCGGTACCGACACCTGGGTTGCCGTCGACGAAGCCCACCTCGTCCCTGCCTTCGTCCTTACCTTGCGCCAGATTCACGCCAAGCAAACGTCCTCGCTCGAAAGTCTCCCACTTCCGCTGGCTGCGGCGTTCGCCCGGCTTCCGTTCTGGCTTACCGAGCTTTCGGGAACCCCGGGCCTGCCACCACCCACCCCAACGCCGTTCCGGCTAACCGAGCACGAACGCGAGGATCCAGCGCTGAGGCCTCGCCTTGCCGCCGAAGCGACACGCCGCGCCGTCATCGAGGTGCCCGCCGTCGAAAAGAAGCAGCTGCCGGGAAAGCTCGCGGAAAAAGCTCTCCAGCTCGCCCATGCAGGCCAAGTGCGCCGAATCGCCATTTTCGTCCGCGAAGCCACCGCCGCTGCGAGCGTCGCTAGGGGGCTGAAATCCAAAAACGTCTGCCTCATCACCGGTCGTCTGCGCGGCTACGAGCGCGAGCGACTCGCGGACAATGTCATCTTCCGGCGCTTCGTTGGCGAGCGCACGTCCGCTGAAGGGAGGGAACCCTGTTTCCTCGTCGGCACCGCCGCCGCCGAAGTCGGCCTTGACGCTGACGCCGACGCCATCGTCTGCGACTTTGCCGACCTGCCGACGCTCCTGCAGCGCCTCGGTCGCCTTGATCGTCGTGGCCAACTGAGCACCAGCGGCATTGTCCCGCAAATGCATATTATGGGCGTACCGCCCGAACCCGACTCGGCGGTCGCCGAGAAACTCCAATGCCTGGCAAAGGATCTGCGCGCCGCTAACCAGCCGGTCTCGGGAGCCCTCCTCGCCGGTGCCGCGTGGGCAGAGGCCGACGAAAAGCAGCTTAAGGCTTGGCCGCTGGGCGCCACTCGTAAGATACTTGCTGAGGCCGCAGCCCCCAACGACTGGTCCTCCTGCGAACTTGCCGCCGCCGCCGCCCCGCCCGTTCAGGCGCCTCCCCTAACCGACGCCGTCCTCGGCGCCTTCACCGCAACCACCGAGGATCGCGGCCCTTATCTCTCGCCCCATCCGTTCCTTTACGGGTTTACGGAAGATGAAAGCTCGGCACCCCTAATCGATGTCGCCTTTCGCCTCGAGGTGGAAGCTCTGCGCTGGATAGATCTCGACGATGACGCCGAGAGCGCAGGCGACGTCCGCGCCGCTCTGGAAGCAATCTTTACGCGGTTCCCTCCGCTACGCGCAGAGCTGCACCACGTCAGCATCGGCGCCGTTCGCGATTGGCTCAAGGGCAGTCCAGGCTCCTCGTTACCGCTGCTCTACCGCGACCGCGACCGCTGGCGCTGCAAGCTCGCAGATGGGTCCTGCGACCCGATCCTGCGGGCGCTCCGCCCCGGCTCGACGCTCATCCTTCCCGCAGCCGCCAACACGCTGGACGGTTGCGCCGGCCTGCTGAAGGACGCTGGCGGCGAAGCGGGCATGGTTTCCATCTCCGACGTCCTCGATGGGCTTCAAAAAGCCGCGTGTTACCGGCGCACAATCGCACCCGCCACAGGCCGCGTCGCTCAGGATGGCGCAATTGCCTGGGACTCTGAATCCGAAGCGAGCCCGCCCGATCAACCGGATCCCAGCTGGAAGCAAACCTTCCGCCAGATTCTTCGCGTTGGCGCCGTCGACTATACGTTTCGGTATTTCCGTCCTGACCGCGCGGCCAGCCAGCAACTCCAATATCTGGACGACGTCGGCTGTGTCCACGGCCACCTCACTCGCGCTGCCGCTGAAGCCCACCGCCTGGCGGAAGCGGCCGCACCCGGCGATGCTTTTCTCGACTCACTTCTTACTACCGCCGCCCGCCTGCACGATGAAGGCAAGCGCTTCCCAAAGTGGCAAGATGCCTTCGGCCGGCAGTCCGCCGAGCCGGAACTCGCCAAGCTGAACCCGCGTCTCTCTCGTCCGCGGCCCCTCAACGGCTTCCGCCACGAATGGGAATCCCTTCGCCACGCACTCGACCACGTCTCGCCCCCGCCCGGCCTGCCCGTCGATCACGCCGCGCTCTGGCGCGATCTCGTACTTCACTTCGTCGCCTGCCACCACGGCCACGTCCGGCCATCAATCGCCGACGAGGGGCTAACGCCTGGGATCGAGCCCGCCAAGCAAAACGCCACCCGCGTCGACGCCGCTCTGCGCTTCTGCAACCTCCAGCGCCAGCTCGGCTCTTGGCGCCTCGCCTATCTCGAGGCCCTCATCCGTTCCGCCGACGTCGAGGCCAGCCAAGTCCAGACCGAAGACGAGCAAGCTGAAGGAGATGCCGATGAATCCTGA
- the cas2 gene encoding CRISPR-associated endonuclease Cas2 gives MRSSYLVCYDIADDKRLRKVFQAMRGYGDHLQFSIFECQMTPEDLVRCREELRGIIHHREDQVLFVNLGPSEGRGERVITALGKPYTQIDAPCIVV, from the coding sequence ATGCGATCTTCTTACCTGGTCTGTTACGACATTGCCGATGACAAGCGGCTGCGCAAGGTGTTTCAGGCGATGCGCGGGTATGGGGATCATCTGCAATTTTCGATTTTCGAGTGCCAGATGACGCCCGAGGACCTGGTCCGCTGCCGCGAGGAGCTGCGCGGCATCATCCATCACCGCGAGGACCAGGTCCTGTTCGTCAATCTCGGTCCGAGCGAGGGGCGCGGCGAGCGCGTCATCACCGCGCTTGGTAAACCCTATACGCAGATCGATGCCCCCTGCATTGTGGTCTGA